A single window of Bacillota bacterium DNA harbors:
- a CDS encoding DUF421 domain-containing protein, with product MPFWTGQSSLTALQWIARAATAYGFLLLMTKLMGQREMGQLTLFDFVSAVTVGSITGGFLSSSETTLVAYVSAVAALASIHILISIVSLKAPRLRRVVQEEPLVLVQNGQILEDTMRKTRINLDDLMIQLRQRNYPNLADVEFAILETNGQISVIPKSQARPVTPRDLRLPTSYEGLPTVLVQDGDVLQDNLKENQLTKEWLEEELKEYGITDISEVLAAVLDTQGRLYVSKKDQTNDDFWN from the coding sequence ATGCCCTTCTGGACGGGACAATCCTCTTTGACTGCCCTACAGTGGATCGCCCGAGCCGCAACTGCCTACGGGTTCCTGCTCCTCATGACAAAACTGATGGGGCAGCGGGAGATGGGACAGTTGACCCTGTTTGACTTTGTTTCTGCTGTCACCGTTGGGAGCATTACCGGCGGTTTTCTCTCTAGCTCGGAAACCACCTTAGTCGCCTACGTCAGCGCGGTGGCTGCCTTGGCCTCAATCCATATTCTGATCTCTATCGTCTCCCTCAAGGCTCCCAGACTGCGTCGCGTTGTCCAGGAAGAGCCCTTGGTCTTGGTGCAAAACGGGCAGATTCTGGAAGACACGATGCGCAAGACCAGAATTAATCTAGATGATCTGATGATACAGCTAAGGCAAAGGAATTACCCCAACTTAGCCGATGTTGAGTTCGCCATTCTCGAGACCAACGGTCAGATCAGTGTCATCCCCAAGTCCCAGGCAAGGCCGGTGACACCCAGGGACCTGCGGCTGCCGACTTCCTACGAAGGTCTACCTACGGTGTTGGTTCAAGATGGTGATGTGCTGCAAGACAACCTGAAGGAAAACCAGTTGACCAAGGAATGGCTAGAGGAAGAGCTCAAGGAGTATGGAATAACGGACATTAGTGAAGTCCTCGCGGCTGTCTTAGATACCCAAGGAAGGTTATATGTGAGTAAGAAGGATCAAACCAACGATGACTTCTGGAACTGA
- a CDS encoding outer membrane lipoprotein-sorting protein: MRKLIALLVISLVLAATTTVALGEELSGLEIMTKVDENGYFPTAYSRAKMIIRARNREMVKEMEMWSEGDTRSGLVTFLNPGDRGSKYLKIEDELWMFFPHADDLVKISGHMLRQGMMGSDFSYSDALEADKLTELYTFTVVDEEEIDGRPTYVIEAEALPGAEVSYAKRKGWIDQERFVPLREELYAVSGKLLKVSTTKKVEYINGRYIPTEVVMEDQLKRNSSTTMILTHIEVGVEIPEGLLSLRSLMR; the protein is encoded by the coding sequence TTGAGGAAGCTAATAGCCCTTCTGGTTATCTCGTTGGTCTTAGCTGCCACGACAACAGTCGCCTTGGGTGAAGAGCTATCTGGTCTGGAGATTATGACCAAGGTCGACGAAAACGGCTACTTCCCCACTGCTTACTCCCGAGCAAAAATGATTATCCGGGCTCGGAACCGTGAAATGGTCAAAGAAATGGAGATGTGGAGCGAAGGAGATACCCGTTCCGGACTGGTAACTTTTCTCAATCCCGGGGACCGAGGAAGTAAGTATTTGAAAATAGAAGACGAGTTGTGGATGTTCTTCCCTCACGCCGACGACCTCGTCAAGATTTCCGGGCATATGCTTCGCCAGGGAATGATGGGTAGCGATTTTTCCTACTCCGATGCTCTCGAAGCCGACAAACTGACGGAACTTTATACCTTCACTGTAGTTGATGAAGAGGAAATCGATGGTAGACCCACCTATGTTATTGAAGCGGAAGCTCTCCCCGGTGCAGAAGTATCCTACGCCAAGCGTAAGGGCTGGATTGATCAGGAGAGATTTGTGCCCTTGCGAGAGGAGTTGTACGCGGTAAGTGGAAAGCTACTCAAAGTCAGCACCACTAAGAAGGTGGAGTACATCAACGGGCGCTATATCCCCACAGAAGTAGTGATGGAGGATCAACTTAAGCGCAACTCCTCCACCACCATGATCCTCACGCACATCGAGGTGGGGGTTGAGATTCCCGAAGGACTGCTCTCCCTCCGGTCCTTGATGCGTTAG
- a CDS encoding ABC transporter permease: protein MILRMAIRNINRHRMRSILSFLAIALGVLVVILTKSMVDGLVDSVTRNSVELTSGHVRITQREYRPKERLLSLNYPIDGFSGEGIGPMVETLRQEPMAVTVSPRIKFGAMAVKDDDTVSMIGLGVEPEVEMKLANLDRYLHAGRFIKPGAREVAMGSKLLNKLGLKVGDRATLLFSDAFGSMQGYSFDIVGELRSGLELLDGHLVYLPLDTAQGILNMPDMVTEILIKTRHEGQTKKLHGQIEAILSEHNSLDYYEAVPWYDQSELLSYISMAKVIYNLVYFFILGLASFVVINTMIMIVNERTREIGMLAALGLRPRQILRLFMLEGTLLGVTGSALGTIFGGFIARTLSITGIPYEGIESIGAEFLMTPTIYPQFSLGILAFAFVAGLIITAIAVYIPARGAARLDPTEALRTS from the coding sequence ATGATCTTACGGATGGCTATTCGCAACATCAACCGCCATCGCATGCGATCTATACTCAGTTTCTTGGCTATTGCGCTAGGAGTTCTGGTAGTGATCTTAACAAAGTCAATGGTCGATGGTCTCGTGGACTCCGTTACCCGCAACAGCGTGGAGTTAACCTCAGGGCACGTTCGGATCACCCAACGGGAGTATCGGCCGAAGGAACGCCTCCTTTCCCTTAACTACCCCATCGATGGATTTTCCGGAGAAGGTATTGGGCCAATGGTAGAGACCCTTCGCCAAGAGCCCATGGCAGTCACCGTTTCTCCCCGCATCAAGTTTGGGGCCATGGCGGTGAAGGATGATGACACCGTGAGCATGATCGGTCTAGGTGTGGAGCCGGAGGTGGAAATGAAACTAGCCAATCTTGACCGCTATCTACATGCCGGCCGGTTTATCAAACCTGGAGCCCGGGAAGTGGCGATGGGCTCTAAGCTGCTCAACAAACTTGGCTTAAAGGTCGGAGATCGGGCCACACTGCTTTTCAGCGATGCCTTTGGTTCGATGCAGGGATACAGCTTCGATATCGTCGGTGAGCTCCGCAGTGGACTGGAACTACTTGATGGGCACCTTGTCTATCTTCCCTTAGATACTGCCCAAGGGATTCTTAACATGCCCGATATGGTGACAGAGATCCTCATCAAGACGAGACATGAAGGTCAGACCAAGAAGCTCCACGGCCAGATAGAGGCAATTCTGAGTGAGCACAACAGCTTGGATTACTACGAGGCGGTGCCTTGGTACGATCAAAGCGAACTGCTCTCCTACATCAGCATGGCCAAGGTTATCTACAACCTCGTGTACTTCTTCATCTTGGGACTGGCTAGTTTTGTAGTAATTAACACAATGATCATGATCGTCAATGAGCGAACTAGGGAAATAGGGATGCTGGCAGCCCTGGGGCTTCGGCCAAGGCAGATCCTCAGGCTGTTTATGCTAGAAGGCACCCTCCTGGGGGTCACCGGCAGTGCCTTAGGGACTATCTTCGGCGGGTTTATCGCTCGAACCCTATCTATTACCGGTATACCCTATGAAGGGATAGAGTCCATCGGCGCAGAGTTTCTGATGACTCCAACGATCTATCCGCAGTTCTCCCTTGGTATATTGGCCTTCGCATTTGTTGCCGGTTTGATCATAACTGCTATTGCGGTATATATCCCCGCTCGAGGGGCGGCACGGCTGGATCCCACCGAGGCCCTGCGGACCTCATAG
- a CDS encoding ABC transporter permease has translation MYWYLAKLAYKNLVRQKRRTLVTCLTLSVAILSYIATDGLLAGLDQMAIDNLISYESGHIQVLDPRYLDERDELPLEYTFPVGELPQQISSVEGVEAVTPRITFSALLNNGMDELLVVALGIDPDTDPRVFKLPEHITGEMFEPESYQAVIGESLADLMELTIGDYFTLITKTKTGAFQAIDVQISGLAKTPHPEINLSSVFIPYDVAAKALGMPGQATELFIRIGDGQDVDGVTVAVNQALDASAPVRAYSWREVSADFLAMSESEAQIMGVFLGLILLIGIVGVVNTVLLGAMERVKEIGTMKAMGLQEREIIMEFAFEALGIGVLGSLVGVALGALLNWFLVDVGMDLTYFFGDMSVGYPVTGSIHSVWNPQTMVQSFVMGVLICLVASYLPARAAAVKDPIQSLQAH, from the coding sequence GTGTATTGGTATCTAGCCAAGCTGGCCTACAAAAATCTTGTGCGCCAGAAGCGAAGAACCTTAGTCACATGCCTTACCCTTTCCGTTGCAATCCTATCGTACATCGCCACCGATGGTTTACTGGCCGGTCTCGATCAGATGGCAATCGACAACCTCATCTCCTACGAAAGCGGCCACATCCAGGTACTGGACCCCCGATATCTCGACGAACGGGATGAGCTGCCTCTCGAATATACCTTCCCCGTCGGAGAGCTTCCTCAACAGATATCCAGTGTCGAAGGCGTAGAGGCGGTGACACCAAGGATTACCTTTTCCGCCCTACTGAACAACGGAATGGACGAACTCCTGGTGGTGGCCCTGGGTATCGACCCCGATACAGACCCTCGGGTTTTCAAGCTCCCGGAGCACATCACCGGTGAAATGTTTGAGCCGGAAAGCTATCAGGCGGTAATCGGCGAGTCCTTGGCTGACCTGATGGAGTTGACCATTGGCGATTATTTCACTCTGATCACAAAAACTAAGACGGGAGCCTTTCAGGCCATCGATGTGCAGATATCCGGACTGGCCAAGACCCCCCATCCAGAGATAAATCTTTCATCGGTGTTTATTCCCTATGATGTCGCGGCAAAGGCTTTAGGGATGCCCGGACAGGCAACGGAGCTCTTTATCCGCATCGGCGATGGCCAGGATGTCGACGGCGTTACTGTGGCAGTCAATCAAGCTTTGGACGCATCTGCTCCCGTCAGAGCCTATAGCTGGCGAGAGGTGTCGGCAGACTTTCTGGCTATGAGTGAGTCGGAAGCACAAATCATGGGCGTCTTCTTGGGACTAATTCTCCTCATCGGTATAGTTGGTGTGGTCAACACTGTTCTCCTGGGCGCGATGGAACGAGTGAAGGAGATCGGAACGATGAAGGCCATGGGACTCCAGGAACGAGAGATTATCATGGAGTTCGCCTTCGAAGCTTTGGGAATTGGAGTGTTGGGCTCCTTGGTCGGAGTGGCTCTCGGCGCCCTGCTCAACTGGTTTTTGGTGGACGTTGGGATGGACCTCACCTACTTTTTCGGTGATATGTCCGTGGGCTATCCCGTCACCGGAAGCATTCACTCCGTGTGGAACCCGCAGACAATGGTGCAGAGCTTTGTCATGGGGGTCTTGATATGCCTCGTCGCCAGTTACCTACCGGCCCGAGCGGCAGCTGTGAAGGACCCAATCCAGTCGCTGCAGGCTCACTAA
- a CDS encoding ABC transporter ATP-binding protein yields the protein MALLELKGITKDYYQGSVRVPALRGIDLSIDSGEFTSIAGPSGSGKTTLLNLIGCLDNPTSGEITLEGRPLADLTKRELADVRREKIGFIFQSYNLIPVLTAYENVEFALAMQGTYSPQELRKRVIDILDAVGLEGLYDRKPQDLSGGQQQRVAIARALVKEPKLILADEPTANLDSETGKSIIQLMQRMNQEKNVTFIFSTHDPMVMEHARRLITVKDGRIEADERR from the coding sequence ATGGCTCTTCTCGAGCTGAAAGGCATCACCAAGGACTACTACCAAGGGTCCGTCAGAGTGCCGGCCCTGCGGGGAATTGACCTGAGCATTGACTCCGGTGAATTTACATCCATCGCTGGACCTTCAGGCTCTGGCAAGACCACTTTGTTGAACTTAATCGGCTGCCTGGATAACCCAACCTCCGGTGAAATCACCTTGGAGGGTAGGCCCCTGGCAGACTTGACCAAAAGGGAGCTTGCCGATGTGCGCCGCGAAAAGATCGGATTCATCTTCCAATCCTACAACCTGATTCCCGTTCTTACCGCCTACGAAAATGTGGAGTTTGCCCTAGCTATGCAAGGCACCTACTCCCCCCAGGAGCTGCGCAAGAGAGTGATCGATATCCTGGATGCCGTGGGGCTAGAGGGACTATACGACCGCAAGCCCCAGGACCTCTCCGGCGGACAACAACAGCGAGTCGCCATTGCCCGGGCACTGGTCAAGGAGCCCAAGTTGATTCTCGCCGACGAGCCCACCGCCAACCTCGATTCAGAAACGGGAAAGTCCATCATCCAGCTGATGCAGCGAATGAATCAGGAGAAAAACGTCACCTTCATCTTCAGTACCCATGACCCCATGGTGATGGAACATGCCCGGCGCCTGATCACGGTGAAGGACGGGAGAATCGAAGCCGACGAAAGGAGGTAA